The following proteins come from a genomic window of Streptomyces sp. GS7:
- a CDS encoding GntR family transcriptional regulator, translating to MEQGTAEQQPHTRAWLPAQAASAVPQGARPAAPDPHVPRQQPQRHSVRGQILAALRQALTAGELAAGEVYSAPVLAERYGVSATPVREAMQQLAGEGAVEIVPNRGFRVCERSPRDLAELAEVRTMLEVPAIVRLARAIPPARWEELRPLAEAGVTAAAHGDRAGYAEADHAFHQALIALTGNRRLTQVTGDLLRRTQWPAGGSRRRTADLLADASEHTALLDALIAQEYAVAERIAREHLSAARHLH from the coding sequence ATGGAGCAGGGCACAGCGGAACAGCAGCCGCACACCCGGGCCTGGCTGCCCGCGCAGGCCGCCTCCGCCGTGCCGCAGGGCGCCCGGCCGGCCGCGCCCGACCCGCACGTGCCGCGGCAGCAGCCGCAGCGGCACTCGGTCCGCGGCCAGATCCTGGCGGCGCTGCGCCAGGCCCTGACCGCGGGCGAGCTGGCCGCCGGCGAGGTCTACTCGGCGCCGGTGCTCGCCGAGCGGTACGGCGTCTCCGCGACCCCGGTGCGCGAGGCCATGCAGCAGCTCGCCGGGGAAGGCGCCGTCGAGATCGTCCCCAACCGCGGCTTCCGGGTCTGCGAGCGCAGCCCCCGCGACCTCGCGGAGCTCGCCGAGGTCCGCACCATGCTGGAGGTGCCCGCGATCGTCCGGCTGGCCAGGGCGATCCCGCCGGCGCGGTGGGAGGAGCTGCGCCCGCTCGCGGAGGCCGGCGTCACCGCCGCCGCCCACGGCGACCGGGCCGGCTACGCCGAGGCCGACCACGCCTTCCACCAGGCCCTGATCGCCCTCACCGGCAACCGCCGGCTCACCCAGGTCACCGGCGATCTGCTGCGCCGCACCCAGTGGCCGGCCGGCGGCAGCCGGCGCCGTACGGCCGATCTGCTGGCCGACGCCTCCGAGCACACGGCCCTGCTCGACGCCCTGATCGCCCAGGAGTACGCGGTCGCCGAACGGATCGCCCGGGAGCACCTGTCGGCGGCGCGGCACCTGCACTGA
- a CDS encoding ATP-binding protein, giving the protein MLERKVRQADLKAVGEVRRELRQLLRRWALPDGREAADADVATLLVSELVTNALVHADGGAVVTARVTDRLRVEVRDFAAGRPEPRAATTDGTSGRGLMLVRSLADAWGIRPEGVGKCVWFELGGGPA; this is encoded by the coding sequence ATGCTGGAACGCAAGGTGCGGCAGGCCGACCTGAAGGCCGTCGGCGAGGTGCGCAGGGAGCTGCGTCAGCTGCTGAGGCGGTGGGCGCTGCCGGACGGCAGGGAGGCGGCGGACGCGGACGTCGCCACGCTGCTGGTCAGTGAGCTGGTCACCAACGCCCTGGTGCACGCCGACGGCGGGGCGGTGGTGACGGCCCGGGTCACCGACCGGTTACGGGTGGAGGTGCGGGACTTCGCCGCGGGGCGTCCGGAGCCGCGGGCGGCCACGACTGACGGAACGTCAGGTCGGGGGCTGATGCTGGTGCGTTCCTTAGCGGACGCGTGGGGCATCCGGCCCGAGGGCGTCGGCAAGTGCGTGTGGTTCGAGTTGGGCGGCGGACCGGCCTGA
- a CDS encoding FAD binding domain-containing protein codes for MDFLRPASWEEALAAKAEHPTAVPIAGGTDVMVEINFDHRRPEYLLDLNRIGDLSEWEVGEKTVRLGASVPYTRIMENLRAELPGLALASHTVASPQIRNRGGVGGNLGTASPAGDAHPALLASGCEVEVESVRGRRMIPIDEFYVGVKRNAMAPDELIRSVHLPKADGPQQFSKVGTRNAMVIAVCAFGIALHPETRTVRTGIGSAAPTPVRAKEAEEFLAAALDEGGFWESGNPIPPSVAKQFAQLASGACNPIDDVRGSAKYRRHAVGIMARRTLGWTWESYRGQERSAQCA; via the coding sequence ATGGACTTCCTTCGCCCCGCCAGCTGGGAGGAGGCGCTCGCCGCCAAGGCAGAGCACCCTACCGCTGTGCCCATCGCGGGCGGCACGGACGTGATGGTCGAGATCAACTTCGACCACCGCCGCCCCGAGTACCTGCTCGACCTGAACCGTATCGGTGACCTGAGCGAGTGGGAGGTCGGCGAGAAGACCGTACGCCTGGGTGCCTCCGTTCCCTACACCAGGATCATGGAGAACCTGCGGGCCGAACTCCCGGGCCTGGCCCTGGCGTCGCACACCGTCGCCTCCCCGCAGATCCGCAACCGCGGCGGCGTCGGCGGCAACCTCGGCACCGCCTCGCCGGCCGGTGACGCGCACCCCGCGCTGCTCGCCTCCGGCTGCGAGGTCGAGGTCGAGTCGGTGCGCGGCCGCCGCATGATCCCGATCGACGAGTTCTACGTGGGCGTCAAGCGCAACGCGATGGCGCCCGACGAGCTGATCCGCTCGGTCCATCTGCCGAAGGCCGACGGGCCGCAGCAGTTCTCCAAGGTCGGCACCCGCAACGCCATGGTCATCGCGGTGTGCGCGTTCGGTATCGCGCTGCACCCCGAGACCCGCACGGTCCGCACCGGCATCGGCTCCGCGGCGCCCACCCCCGTACGGGCCAAGGAGGCCGAGGAGTTCCTCGCCGCGGCGCTGGACGAGGGCGGCTTCTGGGAGTCGGGCAACCCCATCCCGCCGTCCGTCGCCAAGCAGTTCGCCCAGCTGGCATCCGGCGCCTGCAACCCGATCGACGATGTGCGCGGCAGCGCCAAGTACCGCCGGCACGCCGTGGGCATCATGGCGCGCCGCACCCTCGGCTGGACCTGGGAGTCCTACCGCGGACAGGAGAGGAGCGCACAGTGCGCGTGA
- a CDS encoding PucR family transcriptional regulator has translation MRLRALLDTHSLGLRLLGGEDELDRTVRGVMTTDLRDPSRYLSGGELVLTGLAWRREPEDSERFVRILAAAGVAGLAAGEAELGAIPDDLVQACLRHRLPLFSVDEDVSFASITEHVVRQVSSERAGDLAAVVDRHRRLMTSGPAGGGPEVVLDLLGSDLDLRAWVLSPTGRQIAGSTLADSGPELPAELGARLAGEHLAAARTGRRGPHRVTLAGATYSLFPIRYEGRDLRQTLLSDWLLAVEADAGDWPEERLDLLHGVTQLIAVERDRRDAARTVRRRLAQEVLELVQTGAPPAEIAARLRVAAPVLLPGLGTAPHWQIVVARVEWEGGDVPGGPVAQSLLEEVLVDPGTFGPEPSDRIAVAHTGDEAVALVPLPAVPDDSEDGTSADGLHAVALLGVVQAPLSRGLDGDGRLTVGVSASVHSAEGLRGALEEARHARRVAAARPGRVCAAGHEELASHVLLLPFVPDDVRRAFTARLLDPLRDYDRRHRAELIPTLEAFLDCDGSWTRCATRLHLHVNTLRYRVGRIEQLTGRDLSRLEDKLDFFLALRMS, from the coding sequence ATGCGGCTCCGCGCACTCCTGGACACACATTCTCTGGGTCTCCGGCTCCTCGGGGGCGAGGATGAGCTGGACCGCACCGTCCGTGGCGTGATGACCACCGACCTGCGGGATCCCAGCCGTTATCTCTCCGGCGGTGAGCTGGTGCTCACCGGTCTGGCCTGGCGCCGCGAACCGGAGGACTCCGAGCGGTTCGTCCGCATCCTGGCCGCCGCCGGGGTCGCCGGACTCGCGGCCGGCGAGGCCGAGCTGGGGGCGATCCCCGACGACCTCGTACAAGCCTGCCTCCGGCACCGCCTGCCGCTCTTCTCGGTCGACGAGGACGTCTCCTTCGCCTCCATCACCGAGCACGTCGTCCGGCAGGTCTCCAGCGAGCGGGCCGGCGACCTGGCCGCCGTCGTGGACCGGCACCGGCGCCTGATGACGTCCGGCCCCGCCGGCGGCGGCCCCGAGGTCGTCCTGGACCTGCTCGGCTCCGACCTCGACCTGCGGGCCTGGGTGCTCTCCCCCACCGGCCGCCAGATCGCCGGCTCGACACTCGCCGACTCCGGGCCCGAGCTGCCCGCGGAGCTGGGCGCCCGGCTCGCCGGCGAGCATCTGGCCGCCGCCCGTACCGGCCGCCGCGGCCCCCACCGGGTCACGCTCGCCGGCGCCACCTACTCCCTCTTCCCGATCCGCTACGAGGGCCGTGACCTGCGCCAGACACTGCTCAGCGACTGGCTGCTGGCCGTCGAGGCGGACGCCGGCGACTGGCCCGAGGAGCGACTCGACCTGCTGCACGGCGTCACCCAGCTGATCGCCGTCGAACGCGACCGCCGCGACGCCGCCCGCACGGTCCGCCGCCGGCTCGCCCAGGAGGTCCTGGAACTGGTCCAGACCGGTGCGCCGCCCGCCGAGATCGCCGCCCGGCTCCGGGTGGCGGCGCCCGTGCTGCTCCCCGGGCTGGGCACCGCCCCGCACTGGCAGATCGTGGTCGCCCGGGTCGAATGGGAGGGCGGCGACGTCCCCGGCGGCCCGGTGGCGCAGAGTCTCCTGGAGGAGGTGCTGGTCGACCCCGGCACCTTCGGCCCCGAGCCCTCCGACCGGATCGCCGTCGCCCACACCGGCGACGAGGCGGTGGCCCTGGTCCCGCTGCCGGCCGTCCCGGACGACTCCGAGGACGGCACCTCGGCGGACGGCCTGCACGCCGTCGCCCTGCTCGGCGTCGTCCAGGCCCCGCTCAGCCGCGGCCTGGACGGCGACGGCCGCCTCACCGTCGGCGTCAGCGCCTCCGTGCACTCCGCCGAGGGCCTGCGCGGCGCCCTGGAGGAGGCCCGGCACGCCCGCCGGGTCGCCGCCGCCCGCCCCGGCCGGGTCTGCGCCGCCGGCCACGAGGAGCTCGCCTCCCACGTCCTGCTGCTGCCCTTCGTCCCCGACGACGTCCGGCGCGCCTTCACCGCCCGCCTCCTGGACCCGCTGCGCGACTACGACCGCCGCCACCGCGCCGAGCTGATCCCCACCCTGGAGGCGTTCCTCGACTGCGACGGCTCCTGGACCCGCTGCGCCACCCGCCTCCACCTGCACGTCAACACGCTCCGCTACCGCGTGGGCCGCATCGAGCAGCTGACCGGCCGCGACCTGTCGCGCCTGGAGGACAAGCTGGACTTCTTCCTGGCCCTCCGGATGAGCTGA
- a CDS encoding pyruvate dehydrogenase, whose amino-acid sequence MPKQTVAEQFIDILVRAGVRRLYGVVGDSLNPVVDAVRRHSGIDWIQVRHEEAAAFAAGAEAQLTGKLAACAGSCGPGNLHLINGLYDAHRSMAPVLALASHIPSSEIGTGFFQETHPDRLFAECSHYSELISSGRQMPRVLQTAIQHAIGRSRVSVVSLPGDIAAEPAPERAIEHALVTSRPSVRPGDDEIDRLARLVDRAGRVTLFCGSGTAGAHAEVMEFAERVKSPVGHALRGKEWIQYENPYDVGMSGLLGYGAAYEATHECDLLILLGTDFPYNAFLPDDVPIVQVDVRPEHLGRRSQLDLAVWGDVRETLRCLIPRVREKTDRRFLDRMLKKHADALEGVVKAYTRKVEKHVPIHPEYVASVLDEEAADDAVFTVDTGMCNVWAARYLSPNGRRRVIGSFTHGSMANALPQAIGAQFPDRGRQVVSMSGDGGFTMLMGDFLTLVQYDLPVKVVLFNNSSLGMVELEMMVSGLPSYGTTNRNPDFAAIARAAGAHGERVEKPGQLRGALRAAFRHRGPALVDVVTDPNALSIPPKISAEMVSGFALSAGKMVLAGGVGRMVQLARSNLRNIPRV is encoded by the coding sequence ATGCCCAAGCAGACCGTGGCCGAGCAGTTCATCGACATCCTGGTACGTGCGGGCGTACGGCGGCTCTACGGTGTCGTCGGGGACAGCCTGAACCCGGTCGTGGACGCCGTCCGCCGGCACTCGGGCATCGACTGGATCCAGGTCCGGCACGAGGAGGCCGCCGCGTTCGCCGCCGGGGCGGAGGCGCAGCTCACCGGGAAGCTGGCGGCCTGCGCCGGGTCCTGCGGGCCGGGCAACCTGCATCTGATCAACGGGCTTTACGACGCGCACCGCTCCATGGCGCCGGTACTGGCCCTCGCCTCGCACATCCCGTCCAGCGAGATCGGCACCGGCTTCTTCCAGGAGACGCACCCGGACCGGCTGTTCGCCGAGTGCAGCCACTACAGCGAGCTGATCTCCAGCGGCAGGCAGATGCCGCGGGTGCTCCAGACCGCGATCCAGCACGCCATCGGGCGGAGCAGGGTCTCGGTCGTCTCGCTCCCCGGCGACATCGCCGCCGAACCGGCTCCGGAGCGTGCGATCGAGCACGCCCTGGTGACCAGCCGCCCTTCGGTCCGCCCCGGTGACGACGAGATCGACCGGCTCGCCCGGTTGGTCGACCGGGCCGGCAGGGTCACGCTGTTCTGCGGCAGCGGCACCGCGGGCGCGCACGCCGAGGTGATGGAGTTCGCGGAGCGCGTGAAGTCCCCGGTCGGGCACGCGCTGCGGGGCAAGGAGTGGATCCAGTACGAGAACCCGTACGACGTCGGGATGAGCGGGCTGCTCGGCTACGGTGCCGCCTACGAGGCCACCCACGAGTGCGATCTGCTGATCCTGCTGGGCACGGACTTCCCGTACAACGCCTTCCTGCCCGACGACGTGCCGATCGTCCAGGTGGACGTCCGGCCGGAGCACCTCGGCCGGCGCTCCCAGCTCGACCTCGCCGTCTGGGGCGATGTCCGCGAGACGCTGCGCTGCCTGATCCCCAGGGTCCGGGAGAAGACCGACCGCAGGTTCCTCGACCGGATGCTGAAGAAGCACGCGGACGCGCTGGAAGGTGTGGTCAAGGCGTACACCCGCAAGGTGGAGAAGCATGTGCCGATCCACCCCGAGTACGTCGCGTCGGTCCTGGACGAGGAGGCCGCGGACGACGCGGTCTTCACCGTCGACACGGGCATGTGCAACGTCTGGGCGGCCCGCTACCTCAGCCCCAACGGCCGTCGGCGGGTGATCGGTTCGTTCACCCACGGCTCGATGGCGAACGCGCTGCCGCAGGCGATCGGGGCCCAGTTCCCCGACCGCGGCCGGCAGGTCGTCTCGATGTCGGGCGACGGCGGATTCACCATGCTGATGGGCGACTTCCTCACCCTGGTGCAGTACGACCTGCCGGTGAAGGTCGTGCTGTTCAACAACTCCTCTCTCGGCATGGTGGAGTTGGAGATGATGGTCTCCGGTCTGCCGTCGTACGGCACGACCAACCGCAACCCCGACTTCGCCGCCATCGCCCGCGCGGCCGGGGCGCACGGCGAACGGGTGGAGAAGCCCGGGCAGCTGCGCGGCGCGCTGCGCGCCGCGTTCCGGCACCGGGGTCCGGCGCTGGTCGATGTCGTCACCGACCCCAACGCGCTGTCCATCCCGCCGAAGATCAGCGCCGAGATGGTGTCCGGCTTCGCGCTCTCGGCGGGAAAGATGGTGCTGGCCGGGGGCGTGGGTCGGATGGTGCAGCTGGCCCGCTCCAATCTGCGCAACATCCCGCGGGTGTGA
- a CDS encoding alpha-mannosidase — protein MHDDRLLVEGRLERALGQFIRPARYAARRPLRLEVWHVPGEPLPVDEALRAAYEPFAVGDAWGPPWSTSWFRMAGEVPREWAGRRVEAVIDPGFSGDGPGFQAEGLVHDARGVPLKGIHPRNRHVPVAAPAQGGEEVRLLLEAAANPAVLRDFRPTDLGDVRTSPRHPLYRFASADLAVLDETVWQLVLDIEVLSELMHELPVDRPRRHEILRALENMLDAVDLHDVGGTAQVGRAELAGVLGGPAHASAHRVSATGHAHIDSAWLWPLRETVRKAARTFANVTQLASEYPELVFACSQAQQYAWVKEHQPHIWSRIKEAVRGGNWVPVGSMWVESDANMPGGEALARQLTHGKRFFLDEFGVETEEVWLPDSFGYTAAFPQLARLAGARWFLTQKLSWNQTDKMPHHTFWWEGIDGTRIFTHFPPVDTYNSQLHGRELAHAERNFADKGRATRSLVPFGWGDGGGGPTREMLERARRLRSLEGSPRVTVEPPARFFTAAHEEYGAAAPVWSGELYLQFHRGTYTSQAKTKQGNRRCEHLLREAELWAATAAVRSAGEPGKPSYDYPYEALDRLWKTVLLHQFHDILPGSSIAWVHREARAAYAAVEAELTGLIEEALGALAAGPAAAAAGPAVFNAAPYDRYEIIEPPDGPDAEAVAVHVPALGSAPLPPPSAGAPSPVRTRAGARHFTLDNGQLRVDIDADGLLASVRDLATGREVLAPGARGNLLQLHPDHPNQYDAWDLDRHYRNRHTDLTDADSVELLAAGPLSATVRVTRTFGDSHVTQDLTLRAGSRRLDITTDIDWHESEKVLKAAFPLDVHAERSTAEIQFGHVHRPTHTNTSWDAARFEICAHRWLHVAEPGYGVALLNDSTYGHDVTPTPHDQGLGTTVRLTLLRAPHSPDPETDQGGHRFRYALLPGAAVGEAVAEGLALNLPLRTATAPPVAPLVRVDHPALTVESVKLADDRSGDVIVRLYESRGGRATGTLSPGFPLDRAAVTDLLERPLHDEDAGPASEITVSLRPFQILTLRLRPQRRRPSP, from the coding sequence GTGCACGACGACCGACTGCTGGTGGAGGGGCGCCTGGAGCGGGCGCTGGGACAGTTCATCAGGCCCGCGCGGTACGCGGCGCGCCGGCCGCTGCGGCTGGAGGTCTGGCACGTTCCAGGAGAACCCCTGCCCGTGGACGAGGCACTGCGGGCCGCGTACGAGCCCTTCGCGGTCGGGGACGCCTGGGGGCCACCCTGGTCGACGAGCTGGTTCCGGATGGCCGGCGAGGTGCCGCGGGAGTGGGCGGGGCGCCGGGTGGAGGCCGTCATCGACCCGGGCTTCAGCGGCGACGGACCGGGCTTCCAGGCGGAGGGGCTGGTCCACGACGCCCGCGGCGTCCCGCTCAAGGGCATCCACCCGCGCAACCGGCACGTCCCCGTCGCCGCGCCCGCGCAGGGCGGCGAGGAGGTCCGGCTCCTGCTGGAGGCCGCCGCGAACCCGGCCGTACTGCGGGACTTCCGCCCCACCGACCTCGGCGACGTGCGCACCTCACCCCGGCATCCCCTCTACCGCTTCGCGTCCGCCGACCTCGCCGTGCTCGACGAGACCGTCTGGCAGCTGGTCCTCGACATCGAGGTGCTGTCCGAGCTGATGCACGAGCTGCCCGTCGACCGGCCCCGCCGGCACGAGATCCTGCGCGCCCTGGAGAACATGCTGGACGCGGTCGATCTGCACGACGTCGGCGGTACGGCACAGGTCGGGCGGGCGGAGCTGGCCGGCGTACTGGGCGGCCCGGCGCACGCCAGTGCGCACCGCGTCTCGGCCACCGGGCACGCCCATATCGACTCCGCCTGGCTGTGGCCGCTACGCGAGACGGTCCGCAAGGCCGCCCGGACCTTCGCCAACGTCACCCAACTCGCCTCCGAATACCCGGAGTTGGTCTTCGCCTGCTCCCAGGCGCAGCAGTACGCCTGGGTGAAGGAGCACCAGCCGCACATCTGGTCCCGCATCAAGGAGGCGGTGCGCGGGGGAAACTGGGTGCCGGTGGGATCGATGTGGGTGGAGTCCGACGCCAACATGCCCGGCGGCGAGGCGCTGGCCCGCCAGCTCACCCACGGAAAGCGCTTCTTCCTGGACGAGTTCGGCGTCGAGACCGAGGAGGTCTGGCTGCCCGACTCCTTCGGCTACACCGCGGCCTTCCCGCAGCTCGCCCGGCTGGCCGGGGCGCGCTGGTTCCTCACCCAGAAGCTCTCCTGGAACCAGACGGACAAGATGCCGCACCACACCTTCTGGTGGGAGGGCATCGACGGCACCCGGATCTTCACCCACTTCCCGCCCGTCGACACCTACAACTCCCAGCTGCACGGCCGCGAACTCGCCCACGCGGAACGCAACTTCGCCGACAAGGGTCGCGCCACCCGCTCCCTCGTCCCGTTCGGCTGGGGCGACGGCGGTGGCGGACCCACCCGCGAGATGCTCGAACGGGCCCGCCGGCTGCGCTCGCTGGAGGGCTCCCCGCGCGTCACGGTCGAGCCGCCGGCGCGCTTCTTCACGGCCGCCCACGAGGAGTACGGCGCGGCGGCCCCGGTCTGGTCGGGCGAACTGTACCTCCAGTTCCACCGCGGCACCTACACCTCGCAGGCGAAGACCAAACAGGGCAACCGGCGGTGCGAACACCTGCTGCGGGAGGCTGAGTTGTGGGCCGCGACGGCGGCGGTCCGATCCGCCGGAGAGCCCGGCAAGCCCTCGTACGACTACCCGTACGAGGCGCTGGACCGCCTCTGGAAGACCGTGCTCCTGCACCAGTTCCACGACATCCTGCCGGGCTCGTCGATCGCCTGGGTCCACCGCGAGGCCCGCGCCGCCTACGCGGCGGTGGAGGCGGAGCTGACCGGCCTGATCGAGGAGGCGCTCGGGGCGCTGGCGGCGGGTCCGGCCGCCGCGGCGGCCGGACCCGCGGTCTTCAACGCCGCGCCGTACGACCGGTACGAGATCATCGAGCCGCCCGACGGCCCGGACGCCGAGGCCGTCGCCGTCCACGTCCCCGCCCTGGGCTCCGCCCCCCTCCCGCCGCCCTCCGCCGGCGCGCCCTCCCCCGTACGCACCCGCGCCGGCGCCCGCCACTTCACCCTCGACAACGGTCAACTGCGGGTGGACATCGACGCCGACGGCCTGCTGGCCTCCGTACGCGATCTCGCCACCGGGCGCGAGGTGCTGGCGCCCGGCGCGCGCGGCAACCTCCTCCAGCTGCACCCCGACCACCCCAACCAGTACGACGCCTGGGACCTCGACCGGCACTACCGCAACCGCCACACCGATCTCACCGACGCCGACTCCGTCGAGCTGCTCGCGGCCGGCCCGCTCTCCGCCACCGTGCGGGTGACCCGGACCTTCGGCGACTCCCACGTCACCCAGGACCTCACCCTGCGGGCCGGGTCACGCCGGCTCGACATCACCACCGACATCGACTGGCACGAGTCGGAGAAGGTCCTCAAGGCCGCCTTCCCCCTGGACGTGCACGCCGAACGGTCCACCGCCGAGATCCAGTTCGGGCATGTGCACCGCCCCACGCACACCAACACCAGCTGGGACGCCGCCCGTTTCGAGATCTGCGCCCACCGCTGGCTGCACGTCGCCGAGCCCGGCTACGGCGTGGCCCTCCTCAACGACTCGACCTACGGCCACGACGTCACCCCCACCCCCCATGACCAGGGCCTCGGCACGACCGTACGGCTCACCCTGCTGCGCGCCCCGCACAGTCCCGACCCGGAGACCGACCAGGGCGGCCACCGGTTCCGCTACGCGCTGCTCCCCGGCGCCGCGGTCGGCGAGGCGGTCGCCGAGGGCCTGGCCCTCAACCTGCCCCTGCGGACCGCCACCGCACCCCCCGTCGCTCCGCTCGTCCGCGTCGACCACCCCGCCCTCACCGTCGAGTCGGTCAAACTCGCCGACGACCGCAGCGGCGATGTGATCGTCCGCCTCTACGAATCCCGCGGCGGTCGCGCGACCGGCACCCTCTCCCCCGGCTTCCCCCTCGACCGCGCCGCCGTCACCGACCTGCTGGAACGCCCGCTCCACGACGAGGACGCGGGCCCGGCCTCGGAAATCACCGTCAGCCTGCGCCCGTTCCAGATCCTGACCCTGCGGCTGCGCCCGCAACGCCGCCGCCCCTCGCCCTGA
- a CDS encoding (2Fe-2S)-binding protein: MTSAVAAVPALHPVEDAYARLTEVFPALRVSLWDAAPPSGDGWVGAAGLAAGGAVLDSFLSWDDAQILRDYGQRARPDVVASFALHRYAWPACLLITVPWFLHRRVPRLPLEDVRFQRAMGRMAVRVGSFGCLPDDPAAGLPGARVVADEAALRAEVRAAVAEHLGPVLDGFRPRMRRGPRALWGMASDEIVEGLWYVGHLLGEERRAVAELARLLPGGSAPYVGSAAFRELTGPDGQALPTRDRASCCMFYTLRPEDTCVTCPRTGDADRIKRLTATA, from the coding sequence ATGACTTCTGCCGTCGCCGCCGTGCCCGCTCTCCACCCTGTCGAGGACGCGTACGCCCGGCTCACCGAGGTGTTCCCCGCGCTGAGGGTGTCCCTGTGGGACGCGGCACCGCCGAGCGGCGACGGATGGGTGGGCGCGGCCGGGCTGGCGGCGGGCGGTGCGGTGCTGGACTCCTTCCTCTCCTGGGACGACGCGCAGATCCTGCGGGATTACGGGCAGCGCGCCCGCCCCGATGTCGTCGCGAGCTTCGCGCTGCACCGCTACGCCTGGCCCGCCTGCCTGCTGATCACCGTCCCGTGGTTCCTGCACCGCCGGGTGCCGCGGCTGCCCCTTGAGGACGTCCGCTTCCAGCGGGCGATGGGCCGGATGGCGGTACGGGTCGGCTCGTTCGGGTGCCTTCCGGACGATCCTGCGGCGGGGCTGCCCGGCGCCCGGGTGGTGGCGGACGAAGCGGCCCTGCGCGCCGAGGTGCGGGCGGCGGTGGCCGAGCACCTGGGGCCCGTGCTCGACGGTTTCCGCCCCCGGATGCGGCGCGGGCCGCGGGCGCTGTGGGGGATGGCGTCCGACGAGATCGTCGAGGGGCTCTGGTACGTCGGCCATCTGCTGGGCGAGGAGCGGCGGGCGGTGGCCGAGCTGGCACGGCTGCTGCCGGGCGGCAGCGCACCGTACGTGGGGAGCGCGGCGTTCCGCGAGCTGACCGGGCCGGACGGCCAGGCGCTGCCGACCCGGGACCGGGCGAGCTGCTGCATGTTCTACACGCTGCGCCCCGAGGACACCTGCGTCACCTGTCCGCGCACCGGCGACGCGGACCGCATCAAGCGCCTCACGGCAACCGCCTGA
- a CDS encoding DUF2637 domain-containing protein encodes MKMTDISLNWLIPAVLLLAGAMATTVVLLRGKRAGEGTGEDSWERSEERRRRKEAVFASASYLLLFCCAAVAAALSFHGLVGFGVQNLGLTGGWEYLVPFGLDGAAMFCSVLAVREASHGDAALGSRMLVWTFAGAAAWFNWVHAPRGMDHAGAPQFFAGMSLSAAVLFDRALKQTRRAALREQGLVPRPLPQIRIVRWLRAPRETFAAWSLMLLEGVRTLDEAVEEVREDKREKELNRLRRREQGKLDRARIKALNRQHRSWGIGRAGQRPLAVTAGPQTAAQMTGKAVAETGRETAGAHAGPESAIADDPMTLLPGEPPKRSRRALKAVTGADATDAASGRRMTVDLTAEDDTQALPRLDSLEEKLAEIERQFG; translated from the coding sequence ATGAAAATGACCGATATATCGCTAAATTGGCTGATTCCAGCCGTTCTGCTGCTGGCCGGTGCCATGGCGACCACCGTTGTCCTGCTGCGCGGGAAACGCGCCGGGGAAGGCACCGGCGAGGACTCCTGGGAGCGCAGCGAGGAACGACGACGACGCAAGGAAGCCGTCTTCGCCTCGGCTTCCTATCTGCTGCTGTTCTGCTGCGCCGCGGTGGCCGCGGCGCTCTCCTTCCACGGACTGGTCGGCTTCGGCGTGCAGAACCTCGGCCTCACCGGCGGCTGGGAGTACCTGGTGCCGTTCGGGCTCGACGGCGCGGCGATGTTCTGCTCCGTACTGGCGGTGCGCGAGGCCAGCCACGGCGACGCGGCGCTCGGCTCCCGGATGCTGGTGTGGACGTTCGCGGGCGCCGCCGCCTGGTTCAACTGGGTGCACGCGCCGCGCGGCATGGACCACGCGGGCGCACCGCAGTTCTTCGCCGGGATGTCGCTCTCCGCCGCGGTCCTCTTCGACCGGGCGCTGAAGCAGACCCGCCGGGCGGCGCTGCGCGAGCAGGGCCTGGTGCCCCGCCCGCTCCCGCAGATCCGGATCGTGCGCTGGCTGCGGGCCCCGCGCGAGACGTTCGCGGCCTGGTCGCTGATGCTGCTGGAGGGCGTACGGACGCTGGACGAGGCGGTCGAGGAAGTCCGCGAGGACAAACGGGAGAAGGAGCTGAACCGGCTCCGCAGGCGCGAGCAGGGCAAGCTCGACCGGGCCCGCATCAAGGCGCTCAACCGGCAGCACCGCTCCTGGGGCATCGGCCGCGCCGGCCAGCGCCCGCTGGCGGTGACCGCGGGGCCGCAGACCGCGGCGCAGATGACCGGGAAGGCCGTCGCGGAGACCGGGCGGGAGACGGCGGGCGCGCACGCCGGCCCGGAATCCGCCATAGCCGACGACCCCATGACACTGCTGCCAGGAGAACCGCCAAAGCGCTCCCGCCGGGCCCTCAAGGCCGTCACCGGCGCTGACGCCACCGATGCCGCGTCCGGACGGCGGATGACCGTCGATCTCACCGCCGAGGACGACACCCAGGCGCTGCCGCGACTGGACTCGCTGGAAGAGAAACTCGCCGAGATCGAGCGGCAATTCGGATGA